A portion of the Poecilia reticulata strain Guanapo linkage group LG23, Guppy_female_1.0+MT, whole genome shotgun sequence genome contains these proteins:
- the strip2 gene encoding striatin-interacting protein 1 homolog isoform X1: protein MQAEDMEVPIINNLNDNGDRQRPKGKDVFKDQQKESESSMESPNLEFEYGDSDMLTAELSELYSYTEEPEFALNRDYFEEDFRSHARGRRWTELTVDEQRTYIMRLLDALEVTDRDKRLKVARAILYLAQGVFDECDTEVDVLHWSRHNIFLLYDMGIFTALLELLSMEIDNSQACSSAVRKPAISLADSTELRVLLSIMYLMVETVRVQTEDDRPEWRAARETFKNELGSPLYNGEPFALLLFTMVTKFCSMNAPHFPMKKVLLLLWKTVLFTLGGFEELQQMKVGARERLTLPPLPEDSIKVVRAMRAASPPASAMELIEQQQQQKRGRRSRRSAFVDSLEGDSPFPKKQPLVKQDSLDTYNERDPFKNDDARDEEDDPEDTDSGIEGEVDPLDRDVIIQPPPPPPPLRPPTERVNFPIGLPWAPKVREKDIEHFLETSRNKFIGFTLGNDTETLVGLPRPIHESVKTLKQHKYVSVSEIQIKREEELLQCPLSLGEEEVEETPAEILYVGMLPNLSQYVIALLKLLLAAAPTSKAKTDSINILADVLPEEMPITVLQSMKLGIDVNRHKEIIVKAISALLLLLLKHLKLNHVYQFEIVSQHLVFANCIPLILKFFNQNIMSYISAKNSICVLDFPHCVVHEMPELTAESLEAGDNNQFCWRNLFSCINLLRILNKLTKWKHSRTMMLVVFKSAPILKRALKVKQAMMQLYVLKLLKIQTKYLGRQWRKSNMKTMSAIYQKVRHRLNDDWAYGNDIDARPWDFQAEECALRESIEKFNSRRYDKNKNGDFAPVDNCLQSVLGQRVELPEDFHYSYEMWLEREVFSQPIQWEGLLQNP, encoded by the exons ATGCAGGCGGAGGACATGGAGGTACCTATCATTAATAACCTTAACGATAACGGCGACAGACAGAGGCCGAAAGGGAAAGATGTGTTCAAGGATCAGCAGAAAGAGTCGGAG AGCTCCATGGAGTCTCCAAACCTGGAGTTTGAATATGGAGACTCGGACATGCTCACGGCTGAGCTCTCAG AGCTGTACAGTTACACAGAAGAGCCAGAGTTCGCCCTGAACAGAGACTACTTCGAGGAGGACTTCAGGAGCCATG CTCGAGGCAGAAGGTGGACGGAGCTGACGGTGGACGAGCAGAGGACGTACATCATGAGGCTGCTGGACGCGCTGGAGGTGACGGACAGGGACAAGAGGCTGAAGGTGGCCAGGGCCATCCTCTACCTGGCTCAGG GTGTGTTTGATGAGTGTGACACAGAGGTGGATGTGCTCCACTGGTCCAGACACAACATCTTCCTGCTTTACGACATGGGCATCTTCACAGCgctgctggagctgctcagCATGGAGATAGA TAACAGCCAGGCGTGCAGCAGTGCAGTGAGGAAGCCTGCCATCTCTCTGGCAGACAGCACCGAGCTCAG AGTGCTCCTGAGCATCATGTACCTGATGGTGGAGACCGTTCGTGTCCAAACAGAGGATGACCGACCCGAGTGGAGGGCAGCCAGAGAGACCTTCAAGAACGAGctgg GTTCGCCTCTGTACAACGGAGAGCCCTTCGCTCTGCTCCTCTTCACCATGGTGACCAAGTTCTGCAGCATGAACGCGCCTCACTTCCCGATGAAgaaagtgctgctgctgctgtggaaaaCTGTGCTG TTCACGCTGGGGGGCTTCGAGGAGCTCCAGCAGATGAAGGTGGGGGCCCGGGAGCGCCTCACCTTGCCCCCGCTGCCGGAGGACAGCATCAAGGTGGTGCGAGCCATGAGGGCGGCGTCTCCCCCAGCCTCGGCAATGGAGCTCatcgagcagcagcagcagcagaagagagGCCGCCGCAGCCGCAGG AGTGCCTTTGTTGATAGCTTGGAAGGAGACAGTCCCTTTCCCAAGAAGCAG CCCCTGGTCAAGCAGGACAGCCTGGACACCTACAACGAGCGGGACCCCTTCAAGAACGACGACGCCCGTGACGAGGAGGACGACCCGGAGGACACTGACAGCGGCATCGAGGGGGAAGTGGACCCCCTGGATCGGGACGTCATCATCCAGCCTCCGCCGCCTCCGCCTCCACTGAGACCCCCGACAGAGAGGGTCAACTTCCCCATAGGTCTGCCCTGGGCCCCCAAAGTTAG GGAGAAGGACATCGAGCATTTCCTGGAGACCAGCAGGAACAAGTTCATTGGTTTTACATTGGGAAA TGACACGGAGACCCTGGTGGGGTTACCCAGACCCATCCATGAGAGTGTCAAGACCCTCAAACAG CACAAGTATGTGTCGGTGTCTGAGATCCAGATCAAGAGAGAAGAGGAGCTCCTGCAGTGTCCGCTCAGTCTG GgtgaggaggaggtggaggaaacCCCTGCTGAGATTTTATACGTGGGGATGCTTCCTAATCTCTCGCAGTACGTG ATTGCCCTCCTGAAGCTCCTGCTGGCAGCAGCTCCAACATCCAAAGCCAAAACCGACTCAATCAACATCCTGGCTGACGTGCTGCCCGAGGAGATGCC CATCACCGTCCTTCAGAGCATGAAGCTGGGGATTGACGTGAACCGTCACAAAGAAATCATCGTCAAGGCCATCTCCgccctgctgctcctgctgctcaAGCACTTAAAGCTGAACCACGTCTACCAG TTCGAAATAGTCTCCCAGCATTTGGTGTTCGCCAACTGCATCCCGCTCATCCTCAAGTTCTTCAACCAGAACATCATGTCCTATATTAGTGCCAAAAACAG CATATGCGTGCTGGACTTTCCCCACTGCGTGGTCCATGAGATGCCTGAGCTCACGGCCGAGAGCTTG gaAGCAGGAGACAACAACCAGTTCTGCTGGAGGAACCTTTTCTCCTGTATCAACCTGCTGAGGATCCTCAACAAGCTGACCAAGTGGAAACACTCCAGAaccatg atgttggttgtttttaagtCGGCCCCCATCCTGAAGAGAGCCCTGAAGGTCAAGCAGGCCATGATGCAGCTCTACGTTCTCAAGCTGCTCAAGATTCAGACCAAGTACCTGGGCCGCCAGTGGAGGAAGAGCAACATGAAGACCATGTCGGCCATCTACCAGAAAGTCCGCCACAGGCTCAATGACGACTGGGCCTACGGAAACG ATATCGATGCCCGACCCTGGGACTTCCAGGCGGAGGAGTGCGCCCTGCGGGAGAGCATCGAGAAGTTCAACAGCCGGCGCTACGACAAGAACAAAAACGGCGACTTCGCGCCCGTGGACAACTGCCTGCAGAGCGTGCTGGGCCAGCGCGTGGAGCTGCCGGAGGACTTCCACTACAGCTACGAGATGTGGCTGGAGCGAGAGGTGTTCTCTCAACCCATCCAGTGGGAGGGGCTACTGCAGAACCCGTGA
- the strip2 gene encoding striatin-interacting protein 1 homolog isoform X2: MQAEDMEVPIINNLNDNGDRQRPKGKDVFKDQQKESESSMESPNLEFEYGDSDMLTAELSELYSYTEEPEFALNRDYFEEDFRSHARGRRWTELTVDEQRTYIMRLLDALEVTDRDKRLKVARAILYLAQGVFDECDTEVDVLHWSRHNIFLLYDMGIFTALLELLSMEIDNSQACSSAVRKPAISLADSTELRVLLSIMYLMVETVRVQTEDDRPEWRAARETFKNELGSPLYNGEPFALLLFTMVTKFCSMNAPHFPMKKVLLLLWKTVLFTLGGFEELQQMKVGARERLTLPPLPEDSIKVVRAMRAASPPASAMELIEQQQQQKRGRRSRRPLVKQDSLDTYNERDPFKNDDARDEEDDPEDTDSGIEGEVDPLDRDVIIQPPPPPPPLRPPTERVNFPIGLPWAPKVREKDIEHFLETSRNKFIGFTLGNDTETLVGLPRPIHESVKTLKQHKYVSVSEIQIKREEELLQCPLSLGEEEVEETPAEILYVGMLPNLSQYVIALLKLLLAAAPTSKAKTDSINILADVLPEEMPITVLQSMKLGIDVNRHKEIIVKAISALLLLLLKHLKLNHVYQFEIVSQHLVFANCIPLILKFFNQNIMSYISAKNSICVLDFPHCVVHEMPELTAESLEAGDNNQFCWRNLFSCINLLRILNKLTKWKHSRTMMLVVFKSAPILKRALKVKQAMMQLYVLKLLKIQTKYLGRQWRKSNMKTMSAIYQKVRHRLNDDWAYGNDIDARPWDFQAEECALRESIEKFNSRRYDKNKNGDFAPVDNCLQSVLGQRVELPEDFHYSYEMWLEREVFSQPIQWEGLLQNP; this comes from the exons ATGCAGGCGGAGGACATGGAGGTACCTATCATTAATAACCTTAACGATAACGGCGACAGACAGAGGCCGAAAGGGAAAGATGTGTTCAAGGATCAGCAGAAAGAGTCGGAG AGCTCCATGGAGTCTCCAAACCTGGAGTTTGAATATGGAGACTCGGACATGCTCACGGCTGAGCTCTCAG AGCTGTACAGTTACACAGAAGAGCCAGAGTTCGCCCTGAACAGAGACTACTTCGAGGAGGACTTCAGGAGCCATG CTCGAGGCAGAAGGTGGACGGAGCTGACGGTGGACGAGCAGAGGACGTACATCATGAGGCTGCTGGACGCGCTGGAGGTGACGGACAGGGACAAGAGGCTGAAGGTGGCCAGGGCCATCCTCTACCTGGCTCAGG GTGTGTTTGATGAGTGTGACACAGAGGTGGATGTGCTCCACTGGTCCAGACACAACATCTTCCTGCTTTACGACATGGGCATCTTCACAGCgctgctggagctgctcagCATGGAGATAGA TAACAGCCAGGCGTGCAGCAGTGCAGTGAGGAAGCCTGCCATCTCTCTGGCAGACAGCACCGAGCTCAG AGTGCTCCTGAGCATCATGTACCTGATGGTGGAGACCGTTCGTGTCCAAACAGAGGATGACCGACCCGAGTGGAGGGCAGCCAGAGAGACCTTCAAGAACGAGctgg GTTCGCCTCTGTACAACGGAGAGCCCTTCGCTCTGCTCCTCTTCACCATGGTGACCAAGTTCTGCAGCATGAACGCGCCTCACTTCCCGATGAAgaaagtgctgctgctgctgtggaaaaCTGTGCTG TTCACGCTGGGGGGCTTCGAGGAGCTCCAGCAGATGAAGGTGGGGGCCCGGGAGCGCCTCACCTTGCCCCCGCTGCCGGAGGACAGCATCAAGGTGGTGCGAGCCATGAGGGCGGCGTCTCCCCCAGCCTCGGCAATGGAGCTCatcgagcagcagcagcagcagaagagagGCCGCCGCAGCCGCAGG CCCCTGGTCAAGCAGGACAGCCTGGACACCTACAACGAGCGGGACCCCTTCAAGAACGACGACGCCCGTGACGAGGAGGACGACCCGGAGGACACTGACAGCGGCATCGAGGGGGAAGTGGACCCCCTGGATCGGGACGTCATCATCCAGCCTCCGCCGCCTCCGCCTCCACTGAGACCCCCGACAGAGAGGGTCAACTTCCCCATAGGTCTGCCCTGGGCCCCCAAAGTTAG GGAGAAGGACATCGAGCATTTCCTGGAGACCAGCAGGAACAAGTTCATTGGTTTTACATTGGGAAA TGACACGGAGACCCTGGTGGGGTTACCCAGACCCATCCATGAGAGTGTCAAGACCCTCAAACAG CACAAGTATGTGTCGGTGTCTGAGATCCAGATCAAGAGAGAAGAGGAGCTCCTGCAGTGTCCGCTCAGTCTG GgtgaggaggaggtggaggaaacCCCTGCTGAGATTTTATACGTGGGGATGCTTCCTAATCTCTCGCAGTACGTG ATTGCCCTCCTGAAGCTCCTGCTGGCAGCAGCTCCAACATCCAAAGCCAAAACCGACTCAATCAACATCCTGGCTGACGTGCTGCCCGAGGAGATGCC CATCACCGTCCTTCAGAGCATGAAGCTGGGGATTGACGTGAACCGTCACAAAGAAATCATCGTCAAGGCCATCTCCgccctgctgctcctgctgctcaAGCACTTAAAGCTGAACCACGTCTACCAG TTCGAAATAGTCTCCCAGCATTTGGTGTTCGCCAACTGCATCCCGCTCATCCTCAAGTTCTTCAACCAGAACATCATGTCCTATATTAGTGCCAAAAACAG CATATGCGTGCTGGACTTTCCCCACTGCGTGGTCCATGAGATGCCTGAGCTCACGGCCGAGAGCTTG gaAGCAGGAGACAACAACCAGTTCTGCTGGAGGAACCTTTTCTCCTGTATCAACCTGCTGAGGATCCTCAACAAGCTGACCAAGTGGAAACACTCCAGAaccatg atgttggttgtttttaagtCGGCCCCCATCCTGAAGAGAGCCCTGAAGGTCAAGCAGGCCATGATGCAGCTCTACGTTCTCAAGCTGCTCAAGATTCAGACCAAGTACCTGGGCCGCCAGTGGAGGAAGAGCAACATGAAGACCATGTCGGCCATCTACCAGAAAGTCCGCCACAGGCTCAATGACGACTGGGCCTACGGAAACG ATATCGATGCCCGACCCTGGGACTTCCAGGCGGAGGAGTGCGCCCTGCGGGAGAGCATCGAGAAGTTCAACAGCCGGCGCTACGACAAGAACAAAAACGGCGACTTCGCGCCCGTGGACAACTGCCTGCAGAGCGTGCTGGGCCAGCGCGTGGAGCTGCCGGAGGACTTCCACTACAGCTACGAGATGTGGCTGGAGCGAGAGGTGTTCTCTCAACCCATCCAGTGGGAGGGGCTACTGCAGAACCCGTGA
- the strip2 gene encoding striatin-interacting protein 1 homolog isoform X4, whose product MESPNLEFEYGDSDMLTAELSELYSYTEEPEFALNRDYFEEDFRSHARGRRWTELTVDEQRTYIMRLLDALEVTDRDKRLKVARAILYLAQGVFDECDTEVDVLHWSRHNIFLLYDMGIFTALLELLSMEIDNSQACSSAVRKPAISLADSTELRVLLSIMYLMVETVRVQTEDDRPEWRAARETFKNELGSPLYNGEPFALLLFTMVTKFCSMNAPHFPMKKVLLLLWKTVLFTLGGFEELQQMKVGARERLTLPPLPEDSIKVVRAMRAASPPASAMELIEQQQQQKRGRRSRRSAFVDSLEGDSPFPKKQPLVKQDSLDTYNERDPFKNDDARDEEDDPEDTDSGIEGEVDPLDRDVIIQPPPPPPPLRPPTERVNFPIGLPWAPKVREKDIEHFLETSRNKFIGFTLGNDTETLVGLPRPIHESVKTLKQHKYVSVSEIQIKREEELLQCPLSLGEEEVEETPAEILYVGMLPNLSQYVIALLKLLLAAAPTSKAKTDSINILADVLPEEMPITVLQSMKLGIDVNRHKEIIVKAISALLLLLLKHLKLNHVYQFEIVSQHLVFANCIPLILKFFNQNIMSYISAKNSICVLDFPHCVVHEMPELTAESLEAGDNNQFCWRNLFSCINLLRILNKLTKWKHSRTMMLVVFKSAPILKRALKVKQAMMQLYVLKLLKIQTKYLGRQWRKSNMKTMSAIYQKVRHRLNDDWAYGNDIDARPWDFQAEECALRESIEKFNSRRYDKNKNGDFAPVDNCLQSVLGQRVELPEDFHYSYEMWLEREVFSQPIQWEGLLQNP is encoded by the exons ATGGAGTCTCCAAACCTGGAGTTTGAATATGGAGACTCGGACATGCTCACGGCTGAGCTCTCAG AGCTGTACAGTTACACAGAAGAGCCAGAGTTCGCCCTGAACAGAGACTACTTCGAGGAGGACTTCAGGAGCCATG CTCGAGGCAGAAGGTGGACGGAGCTGACGGTGGACGAGCAGAGGACGTACATCATGAGGCTGCTGGACGCGCTGGAGGTGACGGACAGGGACAAGAGGCTGAAGGTGGCCAGGGCCATCCTCTACCTGGCTCAGG GTGTGTTTGATGAGTGTGACACAGAGGTGGATGTGCTCCACTGGTCCAGACACAACATCTTCCTGCTTTACGACATGGGCATCTTCACAGCgctgctggagctgctcagCATGGAGATAGA TAACAGCCAGGCGTGCAGCAGTGCAGTGAGGAAGCCTGCCATCTCTCTGGCAGACAGCACCGAGCTCAG AGTGCTCCTGAGCATCATGTACCTGATGGTGGAGACCGTTCGTGTCCAAACAGAGGATGACCGACCCGAGTGGAGGGCAGCCAGAGAGACCTTCAAGAACGAGctgg GTTCGCCTCTGTACAACGGAGAGCCCTTCGCTCTGCTCCTCTTCACCATGGTGACCAAGTTCTGCAGCATGAACGCGCCTCACTTCCCGATGAAgaaagtgctgctgctgctgtggaaaaCTGTGCTG TTCACGCTGGGGGGCTTCGAGGAGCTCCAGCAGATGAAGGTGGGGGCCCGGGAGCGCCTCACCTTGCCCCCGCTGCCGGAGGACAGCATCAAGGTGGTGCGAGCCATGAGGGCGGCGTCTCCCCCAGCCTCGGCAATGGAGCTCatcgagcagcagcagcagcagaagagagGCCGCCGCAGCCGCAGG AGTGCCTTTGTTGATAGCTTGGAAGGAGACAGTCCCTTTCCCAAGAAGCAG CCCCTGGTCAAGCAGGACAGCCTGGACACCTACAACGAGCGGGACCCCTTCAAGAACGACGACGCCCGTGACGAGGAGGACGACCCGGAGGACACTGACAGCGGCATCGAGGGGGAAGTGGACCCCCTGGATCGGGACGTCATCATCCAGCCTCCGCCGCCTCCGCCTCCACTGAGACCCCCGACAGAGAGGGTCAACTTCCCCATAGGTCTGCCCTGGGCCCCCAAAGTTAG GGAGAAGGACATCGAGCATTTCCTGGAGACCAGCAGGAACAAGTTCATTGGTTTTACATTGGGAAA TGACACGGAGACCCTGGTGGGGTTACCCAGACCCATCCATGAGAGTGTCAAGACCCTCAAACAG CACAAGTATGTGTCGGTGTCTGAGATCCAGATCAAGAGAGAAGAGGAGCTCCTGCAGTGTCCGCTCAGTCTG GgtgaggaggaggtggaggaaacCCCTGCTGAGATTTTATACGTGGGGATGCTTCCTAATCTCTCGCAGTACGTG ATTGCCCTCCTGAAGCTCCTGCTGGCAGCAGCTCCAACATCCAAAGCCAAAACCGACTCAATCAACATCCTGGCTGACGTGCTGCCCGAGGAGATGCC CATCACCGTCCTTCAGAGCATGAAGCTGGGGATTGACGTGAACCGTCACAAAGAAATCATCGTCAAGGCCATCTCCgccctgctgctcctgctgctcaAGCACTTAAAGCTGAACCACGTCTACCAG TTCGAAATAGTCTCCCAGCATTTGGTGTTCGCCAACTGCATCCCGCTCATCCTCAAGTTCTTCAACCAGAACATCATGTCCTATATTAGTGCCAAAAACAG CATATGCGTGCTGGACTTTCCCCACTGCGTGGTCCATGAGATGCCTGAGCTCACGGCCGAGAGCTTG gaAGCAGGAGACAACAACCAGTTCTGCTGGAGGAACCTTTTCTCCTGTATCAACCTGCTGAGGATCCTCAACAAGCTGACCAAGTGGAAACACTCCAGAaccatg atgttggttgtttttaagtCGGCCCCCATCCTGAAGAGAGCCCTGAAGGTCAAGCAGGCCATGATGCAGCTCTACGTTCTCAAGCTGCTCAAGATTCAGACCAAGTACCTGGGCCGCCAGTGGAGGAAGAGCAACATGAAGACCATGTCGGCCATCTACCAGAAAGTCCGCCACAGGCTCAATGACGACTGGGCCTACGGAAACG ATATCGATGCCCGACCCTGGGACTTCCAGGCGGAGGAGTGCGCCCTGCGGGAGAGCATCGAGAAGTTCAACAGCCGGCGCTACGACAAGAACAAAAACGGCGACTTCGCGCCCGTGGACAACTGCCTGCAGAGCGTGCTGGGCCAGCGCGTGGAGCTGCCGGAGGACTTCCACTACAGCTACGAGATGTGGCTGGAGCGAGAGGTGTTCTCTCAACCCATCCAGTGGGAGGGGCTACTGCAGAACCCGTGA
- the strip2 gene encoding striatin-interacting protein 1 homolog isoform X3 — translation MQAEDMESSMESPNLEFEYGDSDMLTAELSELYSYTEEPEFALNRDYFEEDFRSHARGRRWTELTVDEQRTYIMRLLDALEVTDRDKRLKVARAILYLAQGVFDECDTEVDVLHWSRHNIFLLYDMGIFTALLELLSMEIDNSQACSSAVRKPAISLADSTELRVLLSIMYLMVETVRVQTEDDRPEWRAARETFKNELGSPLYNGEPFALLLFTMVTKFCSMNAPHFPMKKVLLLLWKTVLFTLGGFEELQQMKVGARERLTLPPLPEDSIKVVRAMRAASPPASAMELIEQQQQQKRGRRSRRSAFVDSLEGDSPFPKKQPLVKQDSLDTYNERDPFKNDDARDEEDDPEDTDSGIEGEVDPLDRDVIIQPPPPPPPLRPPTERVNFPIGLPWAPKVREKDIEHFLETSRNKFIGFTLGNDTETLVGLPRPIHESVKTLKQHKYVSVSEIQIKREEELLQCPLSLGEEEVEETPAEILYVGMLPNLSQYVIALLKLLLAAAPTSKAKTDSINILADVLPEEMPITVLQSMKLGIDVNRHKEIIVKAISALLLLLLKHLKLNHVYQFEIVSQHLVFANCIPLILKFFNQNIMSYISAKNSICVLDFPHCVVHEMPELTAESLEAGDNNQFCWRNLFSCINLLRILNKLTKWKHSRTMMLVVFKSAPILKRALKVKQAMMQLYVLKLLKIQTKYLGRQWRKSNMKTMSAIYQKVRHRLNDDWAYGNDIDARPWDFQAEECALRESIEKFNSRRYDKNKNGDFAPVDNCLQSVLGQRVELPEDFHYSYEMWLEREVFSQPIQWEGLLQNP, via the exons ATGCAGGCGGAGGACATGGAG AGCTCCATGGAGTCTCCAAACCTGGAGTTTGAATATGGAGACTCGGACATGCTCACGGCTGAGCTCTCAG AGCTGTACAGTTACACAGAAGAGCCAGAGTTCGCCCTGAACAGAGACTACTTCGAGGAGGACTTCAGGAGCCATG CTCGAGGCAGAAGGTGGACGGAGCTGACGGTGGACGAGCAGAGGACGTACATCATGAGGCTGCTGGACGCGCTGGAGGTGACGGACAGGGACAAGAGGCTGAAGGTGGCCAGGGCCATCCTCTACCTGGCTCAGG GTGTGTTTGATGAGTGTGACACAGAGGTGGATGTGCTCCACTGGTCCAGACACAACATCTTCCTGCTTTACGACATGGGCATCTTCACAGCgctgctggagctgctcagCATGGAGATAGA TAACAGCCAGGCGTGCAGCAGTGCAGTGAGGAAGCCTGCCATCTCTCTGGCAGACAGCACCGAGCTCAG AGTGCTCCTGAGCATCATGTACCTGATGGTGGAGACCGTTCGTGTCCAAACAGAGGATGACCGACCCGAGTGGAGGGCAGCCAGAGAGACCTTCAAGAACGAGctgg GTTCGCCTCTGTACAACGGAGAGCCCTTCGCTCTGCTCCTCTTCACCATGGTGACCAAGTTCTGCAGCATGAACGCGCCTCACTTCCCGATGAAgaaagtgctgctgctgctgtggaaaaCTGTGCTG TTCACGCTGGGGGGCTTCGAGGAGCTCCAGCAGATGAAGGTGGGGGCCCGGGAGCGCCTCACCTTGCCCCCGCTGCCGGAGGACAGCATCAAGGTGGTGCGAGCCATGAGGGCGGCGTCTCCCCCAGCCTCGGCAATGGAGCTCatcgagcagcagcagcagcagaagagagGCCGCCGCAGCCGCAGG AGTGCCTTTGTTGATAGCTTGGAAGGAGACAGTCCCTTTCCCAAGAAGCAG CCCCTGGTCAAGCAGGACAGCCTGGACACCTACAACGAGCGGGACCCCTTCAAGAACGACGACGCCCGTGACGAGGAGGACGACCCGGAGGACACTGACAGCGGCATCGAGGGGGAAGTGGACCCCCTGGATCGGGACGTCATCATCCAGCCTCCGCCGCCTCCGCCTCCACTGAGACCCCCGACAGAGAGGGTCAACTTCCCCATAGGTCTGCCCTGGGCCCCCAAAGTTAG GGAGAAGGACATCGAGCATTTCCTGGAGACCAGCAGGAACAAGTTCATTGGTTTTACATTGGGAAA TGACACGGAGACCCTGGTGGGGTTACCCAGACCCATCCATGAGAGTGTCAAGACCCTCAAACAG CACAAGTATGTGTCGGTGTCTGAGATCCAGATCAAGAGAGAAGAGGAGCTCCTGCAGTGTCCGCTCAGTCTG GgtgaggaggaggtggaggaaacCCCTGCTGAGATTTTATACGTGGGGATGCTTCCTAATCTCTCGCAGTACGTG ATTGCCCTCCTGAAGCTCCTGCTGGCAGCAGCTCCAACATCCAAAGCCAAAACCGACTCAATCAACATCCTGGCTGACGTGCTGCCCGAGGAGATGCC CATCACCGTCCTTCAGAGCATGAAGCTGGGGATTGACGTGAACCGTCACAAAGAAATCATCGTCAAGGCCATCTCCgccctgctgctcctgctgctcaAGCACTTAAAGCTGAACCACGTCTACCAG TTCGAAATAGTCTCCCAGCATTTGGTGTTCGCCAACTGCATCCCGCTCATCCTCAAGTTCTTCAACCAGAACATCATGTCCTATATTAGTGCCAAAAACAG CATATGCGTGCTGGACTTTCCCCACTGCGTGGTCCATGAGATGCCTGAGCTCACGGCCGAGAGCTTG gaAGCAGGAGACAACAACCAGTTCTGCTGGAGGAACCTTTTCTCCTGTATCAACCTGCTGAGGATCCTCAACAAGCTGACCAAGTGGAAACACTCCAGAaccatg atgttggttgtttttaagtCGGCCCCCATCCTGAAGAGAGCCCTGAAGGTCAAGCAGGCCATGATGCAGCTCTACGTTCTCAAGCTGCTCAAGATTCAGACCAAGTACCTGGGCCGCCAGTGGAGGAAGAGCAACATGAAGACCATGTCGGCCATCTACCAGAAAGTCCGCCACAGGCTCAATGACGACTGGGCCTACGGAAACG ATATCGATGCCCGACCCTGGGACTTCCAGGCGGAGGAGTGCGCCCTGCGGGAGAGCATCGAGAAGTTCAACAGCCGGCGCTACGACAAGAACAAAAACGGCGACTTCGCGCCCGTGGACAACTGCCTGCAGAGCGTGCTGGGCCAGCGCGTGGAGCTGCCGGAGGACTTCCACTACAGCTACGAGATGTGGCTGGAGCGAGAGGTGTTCTCTCAACCCATCCAGTGGGAGGGGCTACTGCAGAACCCGTGA